In a genomic window of Thermosulfurimonas sp. F29:
- a CDS encoding carboxypeptidase regulatory-like domain-containing protein — protein sequence MTDSYNVRWRWDQTRFALIPIGAAGSSEVCQDSSLEVVVTNALTGEPVAGATVTVADQSGVTQTDGRVTLDGLPGDNVQVAVSAPGYLPQTTSVALECGGMTSIGISLLPAGDAGTARGDIRIVLTWGEEPHDLDSHLTGPRADNPEERFHVFYAAKNNCDASPCDPNIPAWLDVDDTTSYGPETITITKVDGHFVPGRYRYSVHHYSGDLNIPQSQATVKIFIGDRLVKTYTPPEPAPGQEVGDDWVWTVCDIMIDEQGNVSILDVNTYTGPTSPGDINSFSAMKTFLGVPVGPEDPALFKNLPAKN from the coding sequence ATGACGGACTCTTACAATGTGCGCTGGCGCTGGGATCAAACGCGCTTTGCTCTCATTCCCATAGGAGCCGCAGGGAGCAGTGAGGTATGTCAGGACTCTTCTCTTGAAGTGGTGGTCACGAACGCACTCACTGGAGAGCCCGTGGCTGGCGCTACGGTGACTGTGGCGGATCAATCCGGGGTCACACAGACAGATGGACGAGTGACTCTGGACGGTCTCCCCGGAGACAATGTGCAGGTCGCCGTATCGGCTCCGGGGTATCTTCCTCAGACCACTTCCGTGGCCCTTGAATGCGGCGGAATGACCTCCATAGGCATATCGCTTCTTCCCGCCGGCGATGCAGGAACGGCTCGTGGAGACATCAGGATCGTCCTCACCTGGGGAGAAGAGCCTCACGATTTAGACTCTCATTTGACCGGTCCACGGGCGGATAATCCCGAGGAGCGTTTTCATGTTTTTTATGCGGCCAAGAACAACTGTGACGCTAGTCCCTGCGACCCGAACATTCCGGCCTGGCTCGATGTGGACGACACCACCAGTTACGGTCCGGAGACAATCACCATTACTAAAGTGGACGGCCATTTCGTGCCTGGGCGTTACCGTTACTCGGTGCATCACTATAGTGGAGATCTGAACATCCCTCAGAGCCAGGCTACGGTTAAGATTTTTATAGGCGACAGGCTGGTTAAGACCTACACCCCTCCTGAACCGGCCCCGGGGCAGGAGGTGGGTGACGATTGGGTGTGGACGGTTTGTGACATTATGATTGACGAGCAGGGCAATGTGTCGATTCTGGATGTAAATACTTATACTGGTCCCACCAGTCCCGGCGACATAAATAGCTTTAGCGCCATGAAGACCTTCTTGGGCGTTCCCGTAGGGCCGGAAGATCCAGCGCTCTTTAAAAATTTACCGGCCAAGAATTAA
- a CDS encoding bifunctional 2-polyprenyl-6-hydroxyphenol methylase/3-demethylubiquinol 3-O-methyltransferase UbiG, translated as MNDSRHRVSLLQEIEKVFPELKLAGNEKIKRWWLSHYDYLLSLAQYYLPDQSRILEIGAGYAILAGLLSEISGELWVTEHPSREYFWKEEYLNLFRKRKVYVVAQDLIDGLPFKSEVFNAVFFCDVIEHLPIHLIPQIIEEIKRVLKPNGLLVLSTPNLCRLELRLKLLLGYSPNPPLFQPIYGKTYGHLREYSLEEVQTLIRPYFKIIKFSFRLLPVFSTRLLKRQWYIVWRFFNICKRIFPGMRDEIYVVAQKIG; from the coding sequence ATGAATGACAGTAGACACAGGGTGTCCTTGTTGCAAGAAATTGAAAAGGTTTTTCCGGAACTAAAGCTGGCGGGTAATGAGAAGATAAAAAGATGGTGGCTTTCACACTATGATTATTTGCTATCTTTAGCTCAGTACTATTTGCCCGATCAATCAAGAATATTAGAAATAGGCGCAGGTTATGCTATACTTGCTGGATTGCTTTCTGAAATCTCCGGGGAATTATGGGTTACCGAACATCCTTCGCGAGAATATTTTTGGAAAGAGGAATATCTTAACTTATTCAGGAAACGGAAAGTTTATGTCGTTGCTCAGGATCTTATAGATGGATTGCCTTTTAAATCAGAAGTTTTTAATGCGGTCTTTTTCTGTGATGTTATAGAACATTTACCCATACATCTTATTCCACAAATTATCGAAGAAATAAAAAGGGTTCTTAAACCCAATGGTTTGTTGGTTTTGAGTACTCCCAATCTATGCCGTCTAGAACTCCGTCTTAAACTTCTTTTAGGATACTCTCCGAATCCTCCTTTATTTCAGCCTATTTACGGCAAAACATATGGGCACTTGCGAGAATATTCTCTGGAAGAAGTTCAGACTTTAATTAGACCGTATTTTAAAATTATAAAATTTTCGTTTAGATTACTTCCGGTATTTTCTACGCGTCTTTTAAAAAGGCAATGGTATATTGTTTGGAGATTTTTCAACATATGCAAACGCATTTTTCCTGGTATGAGAGATGAAATATATGTTGTAGCTCAAAAAATTGGTTAA
- a CDS encoding glycosyltransferase, whose amino-acid sequence MITAVVVNYHTEVLLRRLLSVLVRETIVDRILVVDNSDTMSAERFPKTAILKPGKNLGFARAVNLASREMSSPYLLVINPDVIPFPGSISHLLVTAQKFNCAIVGPRFYWDMQKRFRLPPAEGMSLFWKTARILAEIWPHEAELLSFYWRCRHERFWEATDPFWEPFLSGACLLIHREKLGGEEIFDSRYFLYYEDTDLCVKVRNEEKLFLCDPGAEMMHLWNQSPEPPEGKGRLMEKAETFFFLKHYGSPYPSFSFPAPSKPIMPEKSRYIEISAALPEEVRIPVPEPGYLEIGLNPYLVPFAQTEVRPPVFVFPEDPWRYMPPGDYYLRLYNRHGILLQRFRLKKS is encoded by the coding sequence GTGATTACCGCGGTGGTAGTAAACTATCATACGGAGGTACTGCTCCGTCGTCTCCTCTCCGTTCTTGTCCGGGAAACCATAGTTGATCGTATTCTAGTGGTGGACAACTCCGACACCATGTCCGCCGAAAGGTTCCCCAAAACGGCCATCCTGAAACCCGGAAAAAATTTAGGCTTCGCCCGGGCCGTAAATCTTGCCTCCCGGGAAATGTCCTCCCCTTACCTGCTGGTGATTAACCCGGATGTCATCCCTTTCCCGGGCAGCATCTCGCACCTTCTTGTGACGGCGCAAAAATTTAATTGCGCTATAGTGGGTCCGCGCTTTTACTGGGATATGCAAAAACGCTTTCGTTTGCCTCCGGCGGAGGGTATGAGTCTTTTCTGGAAAACCGCCCGAATACTGGCCGAAATCTGGCCTCACGAGGCCGAACTTCTCTCCTTTTACTGGCGCTGTCGGCATGAGCGTTTCTGGGAAGCTACCGACCCTTTTTGGGAACCCTTCCTTTCGGGAGCCTGCCTTCTTATCCATAGGGAAAAACTCGGTGGGGAAGAAATATTCGATTCCCGATACTTTTTGTACTATGAGGATACGGATCTCTGTGTAAAGGTCAGAAACGAAGAAAAGCTGTTTCTCTGCGATCCCGGCGCGGAGATGATGCATCTCTGGAACCAGAGTCCTGAACCTCCGGAGGGAAAAGGAAGACTTATGGAAAAAGCGGAGACTTTCTTTTTTCTCAAACACTACGGTTCCCCTTATCCTTCTTTTTCCTTTCCTGCTCCGTCTAAACCCATTATGCCGGAAAAATCCCGTTATATAGAAATTTCGGCCGCTCTTCCGGAAGAAGTCCGTATTCCCGTTCCGGAACCGGGGTATCTGGAGATCGGCCTCAATCCCTATCTGGTGCCCTTCGCCCAGACGGAGGTTCGCCCGCCGGTTTTCGTGTTCCCGGAAGACCCCTGGCGTTATATGCCCCCCGGCGATTACTATCTCCGTCTGTATAATCGACACGGTATACTCCTTCAAAGATTCCGGCTAAAAAAGTCGTAG
- a CDS encoding ABC transporter ATP-binding protein: MFSVIVHNLTKVYRLYRHPADRLFEILSSRPRHTPFVALNEISFEVARGETFGIIGANGAGKSTLLKILAGVLSPTSGEIRVEGRVAALLELGTGFHPELSGRENIYLSASLLGLPEDLVRKKEREIIRFAELEEFIDRPLKTYSSGMQVRLAFSVAVQVDPDILIVDEALSVGDQRFQKKSLDRILDFRERGKTILFCSHNMYHVLHLCRRAMWLDRGRIRMLGPAEEVVKAYEDASREDTEITPSPALPSYPVRIEMNLSSTEIFPLETLEISAEYEADGSPLHFAVIVKRNDGELVFAESTEMLGLPPIRNQKGSVRLRLPRLRLLPGSYLVGIIATDDSASITIGEAWQPIEVKRPPGEKHLGLALLETEWLYPEKEDC, from the coding sequence ATGTTTTCCGTAATTGTTCATAATCTTACCAAAGTTTACCGGCTCTATCGGCATCCAGCGGATCGCCTATTCGAAATTTTATCCTCAAGACCCCGGCACACACCATTTGTAGCTCTCAATGAAATCTCCTTCGAAGTCGCCCGGGGTGAGACTTTCGGCATCATCGGCGCCAACGGGGCGGGAAAGTCCACGCTCCTCAAGATCCTGGCCGGGGTGCTGAGTCCCACTTCCGGGGAAATCCGGGTGGAAGGGCGCGTGGCCGCCCTCCTTGAGCTCGGCACGGGTTTCCATCCCGAACTTTCGGGCCGGGAAAACATCTATCTTTCCGCCTCCCTTCTGGGCCTTCCCGAGGATCTGGTCCGCAAAAAGGAAAGGGAAATCATCCGTTTCGCCGAACTCGAAGAGTTCATAGACCGTCCCCTCAAGACCTACTCCTCCGGTATGCAGGTGCGTCTGGCCTTTTCCGTGGCCGTCCAGGTCGATCCCGACATACTCATAGTGGACGAAGCCCTCTCCGTGGGCGATCAACGGTTCCAGAAAAAGAGTCTCGACCGCATACTCGATTTTCGCGAACGGGGAAAGACCATTCTTTTCTGCAGTCACAACATGTATCATGTACTTCATCTCTGCCGCCGGGCCATGTGGCTGGACCGGGGGCGCATTCGCATGCTGGGTCCGGCGGAAGAGGTGGTCAAGGCCTACGAGGACGCTTCCCGGGAAGATACGGAAATAACTCCTTCCCCTGCCCTTCCCTCCTATCCGGTCCGGATCGAAATGAACCTCTCTTCGACGGAAATTTTCCCTCTGGAAACTCTGGAGATTTCCGCCGAGTATGAAGCCGATGGCTCGCCTCTTCATTTTGCCGTGATCGTAAAACGCAACGACGGAGAACTGGTGTTCGCGGAAAGTACCGAAATGTTGGGTTTGCCTCCGATACGAAACCAAAAAGGGAGCGTTCGTCTGCGCCTTCCGCGTCTTAGGTTACTTCCTGGAAGTTACCTTGTGGGGATCATCGCCACCGACGATTCGGCCTCTATAACTATCGGTGAAGCCTGGCAGCCCATAGAGGTAAAACGCCCGCCGGGAGAAAAACATTTGGGCCTGGCCTTACTGGAAACAGAATGGTTGTATCCGGAAAAAGAGGATTGTTAA
- a CDS encoding class I SAM-dependent methyltransferase, translated as MENIKSDIKQIHEEIAPRYGLIPPEGTSCKWAHFLFRYTVIEKFQNIFKKINVSPGAHILEIGCGNGQVAIAFNNYHIIYSGLDFSYKMLLHAQKRLTFLNIPAYHLILGDAEKLPFTSGCFDFVFFYGVMEHLDDPLVVIDEMIRVCKKNGYICLGVPLKNSIAFWTFLFFGISPKKWNNPPLLDLSFREKLKYYRFFSLKKVKKTIAEQFKNQIKLVFEEPICYFYGVGIFELLLKFLFKKLPEEFFYKIDKIFKKCKVAPAGVFLVYQKVEV; from the coding sequence ATGGAAAACATTAAATCGGATATTAAACAGATCCATGAAGAGATCGCACCACGATATGGTCTTATTCCTCCCGAGGGAACTTCTTGTAAGTGGGCACACTTTTTATTTCGTTATACGGTTATAGAAAAATTTCAAAACATCTTCAAAAAAATCAATGTATCCCCAGGAGCACATATTTTGGAAATAGGTTGTGGCAATGGACAAGTTGCTATAGCTTTTAATAACTATCATATAATTTACTCTGGTCTGGATTTTTCTTATAAAATGCTTTTACATGCTCAAAAAAGGCTTACTTTTCTAAATATCCCTGCTTATCATCTAATTCTGGGGGATGCGGAAAAATTACCCTTTACTTCTGGTTGTTTTGATTTTGTTTTCTTTTATGGTGTCATGGAGCATCTTGATGATCCTTTAGTAGTAATTGATGAAATGATAAGAGTTTGTAAGAAAAATGGATATATTTGCCTGGGAGTTCCATTAAAAAATAGCATAGCCTTCTGGACTTTTCTGTTTTTTGGAATATCTCCTAAAAAATGGAACAATCCCCCTTTATTAGACCTGAGTTTTCGAGAAAAACTTAAATATTATCGTTTCTTTTCATTAAAAAAAGTCAAGAAAACTATAGCAGAACAGTTTAAAAATCAAATTAAACTTGTTTTCGAAGAACCAATCTGTTACTTTTATGGCGTTGGAATTTTTGAACTTCTACTAAAATTTTTGTTCAAAAAATTGCCAGAGGAGTTTTTCTATAAAATAGACAAAATCTTTAAAAAATGCAAAGTAGCTCCCGCCGGGGTATTTTTAGTTTATCAAAAAGTAGAAGTATAA
- a CDS encoding IS110 family transposase codes for MFYIGIDVAKNSFQFCILHPQKGKLVSKNLPMSSKGFEDFLQTLSAYTPNHIVLESSGRFHLPLLAFLLDQDFRVSLLNPKMVHHFVRFVSANNPSKSDKKDAFLLALFALSNPHLLKPATLPSETKLLARQIQKLKQEIAEAKTQIKHSLAALFPEAEKHFNVFSRAFLEILSRYPSAKRIAKAGWGKIDYILSRLPGRKPSFSAQDLVQVAQNSVGISHKGLEKILQIYIQKIFFLQSMIEKLEKDLQTEIETTMKTQLECLSSIKGISRDLASRFLAEVENIKRFSNAKKLIKYAGTDPVVKQSGKWKVRMNISKQGNPYLRNILFQMAVGTVKWEKTFQHYFRRKYTQFRSYKKAMIAVVNKLIRVIYALSTRNQFFDPSKLAPAGVPHA; via the coding sequence ATGTTCTACATAGGTATCGATGTCGCCAAAAATTCCTTCCAGTTCTGTATCCTTCACCCACAAAAGGGAAAGCTCGTATCCAAAAACCTCCCCATGTCTTCCAAAGGCTTCGAAGACTTCCTCCAAACTCTCTCCGCCTATACCCCAAACCATATCGTCCTTGAATCCTCCGGACGCTTCCACCTCCCTCTCCTCGCCTTCCTCCTGGACCAGGACTTCCGGGTATCCCTCCTCAACCCTAAAATGGTTCATCACTTCGTCCGGTTCGTCTCCGCTAACAACCCCTCTAAGTCCGATAAAAAAGACGCCTTCCTCCTGGCGCTCTTTGCCCTCTCCAATCCCCACCTCCTTAAACCAGCTACCCTCCCCTCCGAAACCAAACTCCTGGCCCGACAAATCCAAAAACTCAAACAGGAAATCGCCGAGGCCAAAACCCAAATCAAACACTCCCTCGCCGCCCTTTTCCCCGAAGCCGAAAAACACTTCAATGTCTTCTCTCGGGCCTTCCTTGAAATCCTCAGCCGCTACCCCTCCGCTAAAAGAATTGCCAAAGCCGGTTGGGGAAAAATAGACTATATCCTCTCCCGACTGCCGGGCCGTAAACCTTCCTTCTCCGCTCAAGACCTCGTGCAGGTGGCCCAAAACTCGGTGGGGATCTCTCATAAAGGCCTGGAAAAAATCCTCCAAATTTACATCCAAAAGATCTTCTTCCTCCAATCCATGATCGAAAAACTGGAAAAAGACCTCCAGACGGAGATCGAAACTACCATGAAAACTCAGCTGGAATGCCTCTCCTCCATAAAAGGCATCTCCCGCGACCTCGCCTCCAGGTTCCTGGCCGAAGTCGAAAACATAAAACGCTTCAGTAACGCCAAAAAACTGATCAAATATGCCGGAACAGATCCCGTGGTCAAACAATCCGGAAAATGGAAGGTCCGTATGAACATCTCCAAACAGGGAAATCCTTACCTTCGAAATATCCTCTTCCAGATGGCCGTAGGAACGGTCAAGTGGGAGAAAACTTTTCAGCATTACTTCCGAAGGAAATACACCCAGTTCAGAAGCTATAAAAAAGCCATGATAGCCGTAGTTAACAAACTGATCCGGGTAATCTATGCCCTCTCTACTCGTAATCAATTCTTCGATCCTTCTAAACTTGCTCCTGCGGGGGTGCCCCATGCCTAG
- a CDS encoding GNAT family N-acetyltransferase — protein sequence MEALTEAFLYRGRRVLLREVVPGDAPLYLRWLREGVFRIYRPGLEVLLADVESTRAFLEWRRNLDPVLEVEVWVYGRDALRPRGLMGVLGMDHWHRRGELVAVFRDLWIRERLEALWLLVNGAFRWLGLEKLFFLVREEEKRFLRFLERLGLEPEAYLEREGRDPLTGERYGVYRFALFPETLEDLKRRSPIRWRRVSPEFRAP from the coding sequence GTGGAAGCGCTTACTGAAGCCTTTCTTTACCGGGGCAGGCGCGTCTTATTGAGGGAGGTGGTGCCCGGAGACGCGCCTTTATATCTGCGCTGGTTGAGGGAGGGAGTCTTTCGGATCTATCGTCCGGGCCTCGAGGTTTTGCTTGCGGATGTGGAGAGTACGAGAGCTTTCCTGGAGTGGCGACGAAACCTGGACCCCGTCCTGGAGGTGGAAGTCTGGGTTTACGGACGGGATGCCCTTCGGCCGCGGGGACTCATGGGGGTACTGGGAATGGATCACTGGCATCGAAGGGGAGAGCTGGTGGCGGTTTTCCGGGATCTATGGATCAGGGAGCGCCTGGAAGCACTGTGGTTGCTGGTGAACGGGGCCTTCCGCTGGTTGGGACTCGAGAAACTCTTTTTTTTAGTGCGGGAGGAGGAAAAACGGTTTTTGCGTTTTCTGGAGCGGCTGGGGCTCGAGCCTGAGGCCTATCTGGAGAGGGAGGGAAGGGATCCATTGACGGGAGAACGCTACGGGGTGTATCGGTTCGCCCTCTTTCCGGAGACGCTCGAGGACCTGAAACGCCGGAGTCCGATCCGGTGGCGGAGAGTTTCTCCGGAGTTTCGTGCTCCTTAG
- a CDS encoding glycosyltransferase family 2 protein, whose product MVRPRGILFALKEDLSRLTGLLRGERFFVYKQIWESPREVPLSGPENEVLADLVRDVGAWAVFLPHPESPPPRRRITRAVLRALTGRAPREMRLFFYNVDERTALPYDWDGSPQEFFPLLPLVSVVVRTDGSPLVREALASLRSQTYDRFEVLIVSHGKGFEPEARDRRDFELRLIPGEEDRGRNLNLGVEAASGRYLAFLDQDDLWRPDHLEKLVAALQSRPDYAVAYTGTVVSRWERRDSGSQFLGVLRVYREAFDPLRLFFENYLPLNSLLFRRELFLLERFPEGIPAYEDWVFLVRLVLRGLKFLPLHDLTAEYRVFGEDLLSVHREKGFLEAEPEAVRLFLEALSPEAYFLLKKAYLESRRRTEEATSGESEAAEVTPPSAKSPAPRCVTGDRRCAVVVAARDTPEDLLERLFASLSTGDGGLFTLYVLENGGVTGTVRRVVRKWRRCSGWRGRLRYLRRWGSSISEAYNFLAGLSTEPYVFPVDHDDELVPGGVARLLEEAGPGVRLIYADSEIIDRAGRTLLVQSKPDWSPDTLFSFNYINHPLVIRRDLWENLGGFREEFDGAQDWDLLLRAAELLKEAEVVHVREVLYRWRAHPGSLALRPGEKPWAVEAARRCLEAALRRRLRKAGYGAFRVKVGPNPEGTGFRKIWSREGNDCPSVRVIVLTPGNVFRVRQLLKALEKEGYPRLAVTVVSNGAKSLRGLDLARPHRPHVEVINLGNEPFNWSRFNNLAAGKAREDFLLFLNDDLAPEPNLLSALVGTAILTGAGAVGAALFFPDASLQHNGIVTHPRWIAREIREKGVRGELALTRNVSAVTGAVLLTPREVFRDIGGFDERLPLNFNDVDYCLRLRKSGRRVVLAWEAQAVHFCMTSRGKTSVSPEEKRAFASRREELEDPYFYRWKTAGGFVHLTVDRG is encoded by the coding sequence ATGGTTCGTCCCCGGGGGATTCTCTTCGCCTTAAAAGAAGATCTTTCCCGTCTTACCGGTCTCCTCAGAGGAGAGAGATTTTTCGTCTATAAACAAATCTGGGAGAGTCCCCGGGAGGTTCCCCTTTCCGGTCCCGAGAACGAGGTCCTGGCGGACCTGGTGAGGGATGTGGGGGCCTGGGCGGTGTTTCTGCCGCATCCAGAAAGCCCTCCCCCGCGTCGCAGGATAACCCGGGCCGTCCTTAGAGCCCTTACCGGACGGGCTCCCCGGGAGATGAGGCTATTCTTCTACAATGTGGACGAAAGAACAGCGCTTCCCTATGACTGGGACGGTTCCCCGCAGGAGTTTTTCCCGTTGCTCCCTCTGGTCTCGGTGGTGGTGCGCACCGACGGCTCTCCCCTGGTGCGGGAAGCCCTGGCCTCTTTGAGGTCGCAGACCTACGATCGGTTCGAGGTATTGATAGTGAGCCACGGAAAGGGTTTCGAACCGGAGGCACGGGACCGGCGCGATTTCGAGCTGCGCTTGATTCCGGGGGAGGAGGACCGGGGGCGCAATCTCAACCTCGGAGTGGAGGCGGCCTCGGGACGCTATCTGGCCTTTCTGGACCAGGACGACCTGTGGCGTCCGGATCATCTGGAAAAGCTCGTCGCCGCTCTGCAGAGCCGCCCCGATTACGCCGTGGCCTATACCGGGACGGTAGTTTCTCGATGGGAACGGAGGGATTCCGGATCCCAGTTCCTGGGGGTCCTTCGAGTCTATCGAGAGGCCTTCGATCCCCTCCGACTTTTTTTCGAAAATTACCTTCCTCTTAACAGTTTGCTCTTCCGACGGGAGTTGTTCCTCCTGGAGAGATTCCCGGAGGGGATTCCGGCCTACGAGGATTGGGTTTTCCTGGTGAGACTGGTTTTGCGTGGCCTGAAGTTTCTGCCTTTGCACGACCTTACCGCCGAATACCGGGTGTTCGGAGAGGATCTCCTTTCCGTTCATCGGGAAAAAGGGTTTCTCGAAGCCGAGCCTGAAGCCGTCCGTCTCTTTCTGGAGGCCCTTTCGCCGGAGGCTTATTTTCTCCTCAAGAAGGCTTATCTGGAGAGCAGGAGGCGAACCGAGGAAGCCACTTCCGGGGAATCGGAAGCCGCGGAGGTCACGCCACCTTCCGCGAAGTCTCCGGCGCCCCGGTGTGTGACGGGAGACAGACGGTGTGCCGTGGTGGTGGCCGCCAGGGACACTCCGGAGGATCTGCTGGAAAGACTGTTCGCTTCCCTTTCAACCGGAGACGGGGGACTTTTTACTCTTTATGTGCTCGAGAACGGAGGGGTGACCGGGACGGTCCGGCGGGTGGTGCGGAAATGGAGGAGATGTAGTGGATGGCGCGGAAGATTGCGATACCTGAGACGCTGGGGAAGCAGCATCTCGGAGGCTTACAATTTTCTGGCGGGACTGAGTACGGAGCCTTATGTCTTTCCGGTGGACCACGACGACGAGCTGGTTCCCGGAGGAGTCGCTCGACTTCTGGAGGAAGCCGGGCCGGGAGTCCGGTTGATATATGCCGATTCGGAGATCATAGATCGGGCCGGACGCACCCTGCTCGTTCAGTCCAAGCCGGATTGGTCTCCGGACACTCTTTTTTCCTTCAATTACATCAACCATCCCCTGGTCATCCGAAGGGATCTATGGGAGAACCTGGGAGGATTCAGGGAGGAGTTCGACGGGGCTCAGGATTGGGACCTGCTTCTGAGGGCCGCGGAGCTGCTGAAAGAGGCGGAGGTGGTGCATGTGCGGGAGGTTCTTTATCGCTGGCGGGCCCATCCGGGATCCCTGGCCCTGCGTCCCGGGGAGAAACCCTGGGCGGTGGAGGCAGCCCGGAGGTGCCTGGAGGCGGCGTTAAGGAGAAGGCTTCGCAAAGCGGGATACGGGGCGTTCAGGGTAAAAGTAGGCCCCAATCCCGAAGGCACGGGTTTTCGGAAGATATGGTCGAGAGAAGGGAACGATTGCCCTTCCGTGAGGGTTATAGTGCTTACGCCCGGCAATGTCTTTCGGGTGCGACAACTTCTGAAAGCCCTTGAGAAAGAGGGGTACCCCCGTCTGGCTGTTACGGTGGTGTCCAACGGAGCTAAATCTCTGAGGGGGTTGGATCTCGCGAGGCCCCATAGGCCCCATGTGGAAGTAATCAATCTCGGTAACGAACCCTTCAACTGGTCCCGTTTTAACAATCTTGCGGCCGGAAAGGCCCGGGAGGATTTTCTTTTGTTTCTGAACGACGATCTGGCGCCGGAGCCGAACCTGCTTTCGGCCCTAGTGGGGACGGCGATTCTCACCGGAGCCGGAGCGGTGGGTGCGGCTCTCTTTTTCCCAGACGCTTCTCTTCAGCATAATGGCATAGTTACGCATCCACGCTGGATAGCGCGTGAAATTCGAGAAAAAGGAGTGCGGGGGGAATTGGCCCTTACCAGAAATGTGAGTGCGGTGACCGGGGCGGTGCTCCTGACACCGCGGGAAGTTTTCCGGGATATCGGAGGATTCGACGAGAGGTTGCCTCTCAACTTCAACGATGTGGATTACTGTCTGCGGTTGCGAAAGAGTGGCCGGCGGGTGGTGCTGGCCTGGGAGGCGCAGGCCGTTCATTTTTGCATGACCAGTCGCGGAAAGACTTCCGTCAGCCCGGAGGAAAAACGCGCGTTTGCGTCCCGACGGGAGGAGCTGGAAGACCCTTACTTCTATCGGTGGAAAACCGCCGGAGGATTCGTCCATTTAACCGTCGATAGGGGCTAG